The Streptococcus pantholopis genome has a segment encoding these proteins:
- a CDS encoding GBS Bsp-like repeat-containing protein produces MSVFLGTGSVLADEQYVDSPLPETAVTEAQPSIQTEAADNSDRAVEIPEGVLPSESADVQEEPASNLTASTETEEAKDPVVQEGTAAANAEDETAVSINVEELQQLSESAEEASLRAASPDESQQELAAALETQMMSSAADAVLHTQTNQPQPVTLANITNKELAIAYQKPVASDERIMFAVWSDVNGQDDLVWYTADAAGAAYVDLSRHRSYGTYHIHTYSVRNSGNYGLDAMTVTVAEPQIETAIKQTGNGSFDIIISKVPQTITGIMVPVWSDQKGQDDLIWYTARQTQQGTYTVSVAVKNHNNDRGHYHANIYGYSTILGSQIGLASTSGFDNVDTRSNAAVSIANYAENKTTFDVVVAGSSTTKEIKAVNIAVWSQDKGQDDLKWYSPTVRNNRASATVNIANHSNRSDQYIVHVYTDYSDGTTVGTVLGSYKITKPAAKNTVTASLTSNGIAIKLDSNTVTDYSKVHFAVWSQDKGQDDLQWYQSSSSGTVTAPYSNHRGYGIYHIHAYLNDKGRMVGLSAKDFDIGQPNVKTAIAKATETSYTVTVSEIPAYISSIMLPVWTSHNGQDDLSWLTADRQANGTYTATINLRDHNFETGHYHVNVYGQSKIGNQFIGLSATEGFTVTETVRAADAAVAVTNHNAAAGRLEVVVTEKADGKIVKNVQVAAWSESNQANLAWYETTSVSNGKASVTVDAKNHGYIQGNYTVHAYINYNDGSTSGFDLGSYAFNAERPAVELPSYFIDISSHNGIISTAEFTSLKQQGIEGVVVKLTEGTSYTNPYARAQIANAQAAGIKVSAYHYSHYTTEAQARAEAQYFVSVAQSLGLSNATVMVNDMEESAMLPNINSNVQAWQNEMNRLGYNNVVHYTMASWLDIRGGQVSTSQFGLSNFWIAHYTNGYTYLSQEQAKALSYYSNAAAWQYTSVSPKLSHNLDENIDYTGRFTR; encoded by the coding sequence ATGAGCGTTTTCTTGGGGACCGGATCTGTCCTGGCTGATGAACAGTATGTGGACAGCCCACTTCCGGAAACTGCTGTGACAGAGGCACAGCCAAGCATTCAGACAGAAGCGGCAGATAACAGCGACAGAGCTGTGGAAATTCCGGAAGGAGTACTGCCATCAGAATCGGCTGATGTTCAGGAGGAACCGGCTTCTAATCTGACGGCGTCAACAGAAACTGAAGAGGCAAAAGACCCTGTTGTTCAGGAGGGGACAGCTGCTGCAAATGCTGAAGATGAAACAGCAGTTTCTATCAATGTGGAAGAACTTCAGCAGTTGAGTGAAAGTGCTGAGGAGGCCTCTTTAAGAGCAGCATCGCCTGATGAAAGTCAGCAAGAATTAGCTGCAGCCTTGGAAACACAAATGATGTCTTCGGCTGCTGATGCAGTGCTTCATACGCAAACCAATCAGCCCCAGCCTGTTACTCTGGCAAATATAACGAATAAAGAGCTGGCTATTGCCTATCAGAAACCGGTTGCTTCCGATGAACGCATTATGTTTGCTGTTTGGTCTGATGTGAATGGACAGGACGACTTAGTATGGTATACTGCTGATGCAGCAGGCGCCGCTTATGTTGACTTATCACGGCACAGGTCTTACGGTACTTATCATATTCATACCTATTCGGTTCGAAACAGCGGTAATTATGGTTTAGATGCGATGACTGTCACGGTAGCCGAACCGCAAATTGAAACAGCGATTAAACAGACCGGTAATGGCAGCTTTGATATCATTATCAGCAAAGTTCCTCAAACGATTACTGGTATCATGGTTCCGGTCTGGTCAGATCAAAAAGGCCAAGATGATTTGATATGGTACACTGCCCGACAGACTCAGCAGGGAACTTATACAGTCAGTGTTGCGGTGAAAAATCATAATAATGACAGAGGGCACTACCATGCGAATATCTATGGCTACAGTACGATATTAGGGAGCCAAATCGGTCTAGCATCCACATCTGGTTTTGACAATGTGGATACACGCAGCAATGCTGCGGTTTCTATTGCAAATTATGCTGAAAATAAAACCACTTTTGATGTCGTGGTTGCGGGCTCATCAACGACCAAAGAGATTAAAGCCGTTAATATCGCAGTCTGGTCACAGGATAAGGGTCAGGATGATCTGAAATGGTACTCTCCGACAGTCAGAAATAACAGAGCTTCTGCAACTGTCAATATTGCAAATCATTCTAACCGCTCTGATCAGTATATTGTTCATGTGTATACGGACTATAGCGACGGAACAACAGTGGGGACAGTTCTGGGTTCCTATAAAATTACCAAACCAGCAGCTAAAAACACTGTTACAGCCAGCTTAACCAGCAACGGCATTGCTATAAAACTGGATTCTAATACCGTAACGGATTACAGCAAAGTCCATTTTGCAGTCTGGTCACAGGATAAGGGTCAAGATGATCTCCAATGGTATCAATCGAGCAGCAGTGGTACTGTTACTGCACCGTACAGCAATCACAGGGGTTATGGGATTTATCACATTCATGCTTATCTCAATGATAAGGGGCGTATGGTTGGTCTTAGTGCAAAAGATTTCGATATTGGCCAGCCTAATGTGAAAACAGCAATTGCTAAAGCCACTGAAACCAGCTATACAGTAACTGTGTCTGAGATCCCAGCTTATATAAGTTCGATAATGCTGCCAGTCTGGACGAGTCATAATGGTCAGGATGACCTCAGCTGGCTTACTGCAGACAGGCAAGCTAACGGCACTTATACAGCAACTATTAATTTGCGGGATCATAACTTTGAAACGGGGCATTACCATGTTAATGTCTATGGGCAAAGTAAAATCGGTAATCAGTTTATCGGCCTGTCAGCAACTGAAGGATTTACGGTAACGGAGACCGTCAGAGCAGCAGATGCTGCAGTCGCAGTGACGAACCACAATGCGGCAGCTGGCAGACTTGAAGTAGTGGTTACAGAAAAAGCTGACGGGAAAATTGTCAAAAATGTCCAAGTAGCGGCTTGGTCAGAAAGCAATCAAGCCAATCTTGCCTGGTATGAAACGACCTCAGTAAGTAACGGTAAGGCGTCTGTGACTGTAGATGCGAAAAACCATGGTTATATTCAAGGAAACTACACCGTTCATGCCTATATTAATTATAATGATGGCAGCACATCAGGATTTGATCTGGGGAGCTATGCATTCAATGCTGAAAGACCGGCGGTTGAATTACCATCATATTTCATTGATATCAGCAGCCACAACGGCATTATTTCAACAGCTGAATTTACTTCTTTGAAACAGCAGGGGATTGAAGGTGTTGTTGTGAAACTGACTGAAGGAACGAGCTATACCAATCCTTATGCCCGGGCGCAGATTGCTAATGCTCAGGCAGCCGGTATCAAAGTATCTGCTTACCATTACTCGCATTACACGACAGAAGCGCAAGCCAGAGCCGAAGCTCAGTATTTTGTCAGCGTCGCTCAGTCTTTAGGGCTTTCAAATGCTACTGTGATGGTCAATGATATGGAAGAATCTGCTATGCTGCCTAATATTAACAGCAATGTACAAGCTTGGCAGAATGAGATGAACCGTCTGGGATATAACAATGTTGTTCACTACACAATGGCCAGCTGGCTGGATATCCGCGGCGGTCAAGTCAGCACATCCCAGTTTGGCTTATCGAATTTCTGGATTGCCCATTACACCAATGGTTATACTTACTTGAGTCAAGAACAGGCAAAAGCTCTGTCCTACTACTCAAATGCTGCAGCTTGGCAGTACACCAGTGTTTCACCTAAGTTATCGCATAATCTGGACGAAAATATTGATTATACCGGCCGGTTTACCCGATAA
- the pepT gene encoding peptidase T, which translates to MGYTNLLERFLTYVRINTRSDPASKKTPSTQSQIDFALNILKPEMEAVGLQDVHYLPENGYIIGTLPATDPAKKNRIGFISHMDTADYNAQGVNPQVIEHYDGGSIALGESGYHLTPQEFPKLKHYKGQTLITTDGSTLLGADDKAGIAEIITAMAYLAEHPEIKHGEIRVGFGPDEEIGVGADKFAADDFAVDFAYTVDGGPLGELQYETFNAAALDIDFLGRNVHPGTAKDQMVNALQLAFDFHAQLPDADRPEKTAGYEGFYHLFKLEGNVEKAHSSYIIRDFDSHSFEERKALVRKLAEKMNRDYAAKRVCVSLDDQYYNMKQVLEKDKRPVIIAEEAMKKIGIKPLIAPIRGGTDGSKISFMGIPTPNLFAGGENMHGPFEFVSLQTMERAVDLIIEIVKF; encoded by the coding sequence ATGGGATATACAAATTTGTTGGAGCGTTTTTTGACTTATGTCCGAATCAATACTCGCAGCGATCCTGCCAGTAAAAAGACACCTTCAACGCAGAGCCAGATTGATTTTGCACTAAACATTCTAAAACCTGAAATGGAGGCTGTTGGTCTTCAGGATGTGCATTATTTGCCAGAGAATGGCTATATAATCGGTACTTTACCGGCTACAGATCCGGCAAAAAAGAACAGAATCGGTTTTATTTCGCATATGGATACTGCCGACTATAATGCTCAAGGAGTTAATCCGCAGGTTATTGAACATTATGATGGCGGCAGTATCGCTCTTGGTGAATCGGGTTACCATTTGACACCGCAGGAATTTCCGAAATTAAAGCATTATAAAGGGCAGACTTTAATTACAACTGACGGTTCTACCTTGCTGGGCGCTGACGATAAAGCAGGTATCGCAGAAATTATAACAGCAATGGCTTATTTAGCTGAGCATCCCGAGATAAAACACGGTGAGATTCGAGTCGGATTTGGTCCGGATGAGGAAATCGGTGTTGGAGCAGATAAATTTGCTGCAGACGATTTTGCTGTTGACTTTGCCTATACAGTTGATGGCGGTCCGCTTGGTGAACTGCAGTATGAGACCTTTAATGCCGCTGCTTTGGACATTGATTTCTTAGGCCGCAACGTCCATCCCGGAACCGCAAAAGATCAAATGGTCAATGCCTTGCAGTTGGCTTTTGATTTTCATGCTCAGCTGCCTGATGCCGACCGTCCGGAAAAGACCGCAGGCTATGAAGGTTTTTACCATTTATTTAAGCTAGAAGGAAATGTCGAAAAAGCCCATAGTTCTTATATTATCCGTGATTTTGACAGTCATTCATTTGAGGAGCGCAAAGCTTTGGTCCGAAAACTTGCTGAGAAAATGAACAGGGATTATGCAGCTAAACGTGTTTGTGTCAGTTTAGATGATCAGTACTACAATATGAAACAAGTGCTGGAAAAGGATAAACGTCCGGTAATTATTGCGGAAGAAGCTATGAAAAAAATAGGCATCAAGCCGCTTATTGCTCCTATTCGAGGCGGAACAGACGGCTCAAAAATTTCTTTTATGGGCATTCCGACCCCTAATTTATTTGCCGGCGGTGAGAATATGCACGGGCCGTTTGAGTTTGTCAGTTTGCAGACAATGGAGAGGGCTGTAGATCTTATTATTGAAATCGTAAAATTTTGA
- a CDS encoding EbsA family protein, with the protein MIKIFGKIRYHWQPELSWLIIYWSIAIAPIFIGLSLLFERTRIPSYIFILFALFIVLVSIGFYRYFIIEDNGILRVVSLNPRIPKKIAIASIDKIEVTYSTLALHLADGQSYMFYMRKWPKKYFLDALAVDPDFRGEVELLDNFTKMDYFEVYKENKKTPTKL; encoded by the coding sequence ATGATCAAGATTTTTGGCAAAATAAGGTACCATTGGCAGCCTGAATTATCTTGGCTGATTATTTATTGGTCAATTGCAATCGCTCCTATATTTATTGGCTTGTCACTTTTGTTTGAAAGAACTAGGATTCCGTCTTATATTTTTATTTTGTTTGCTTTATTTATTGTTCTTGTCAGCATTGGTTTTTACAGGTATTTCATTATCGAAGATAATGGAATTTTGCGAGTCGTCTCTCTGAATCCGAGAATTCCTAAAAAAATAGCGATTGCCTCCATTGACAAAATAGAGGTGACCTATTCAACCTTAGCTCTTCATTTGGCTGACGGACAAAGCTATATGTTCTATATGAGAAAATGGCCGAAGAAATATTTTTTAGATGCTTTGGCTGTCGATCCGGATTTTAGAGGAGAAGTTGAGCTGCTGGATAATTTTACAAAGATGGACTATTTTGAAGTTTATAAAGAAAACAAAAAAACTCCTACAAAATTGTAA
- a CDS encoding ferredoxin has protein sequence MKVVLIPEKCIACGLCQTYSKLFDYDDDGIVKFSDSSELVKTINSQDQNTLKAVKACPTKALTIL, from the coding sequence ATGAAAGTAGTATTAATCCCAGAAAAATGTATCGCCTGCGGGCTTTGCCAGACCTATTCCAAACTGTTTGATTATGACGATGACGGCATAGTCAAATTTTCTGACAGCTCAGAATTGGTTAAAACAATCAACAGTCAGGACCAGAATACCCTAAAAGCTGTTAAAGCCTGCCCAACTAAAGCTCTTACAATTTTGTAG
- a CDS encoding SAG1386/EF1546 family surface-associated protein, giving the protein MAKQPWEEKIVDDSEEQTADSKEEKKKAEDSKTLVISTPWLTALLSVFFLLIVGILFVFYYTSNNNTDETAQSSSAQVTTSAGNSAETTVSQETSASSSSEETTASSSDTTTSESSEGNGDTITVLAGEGAAAIASRAGISVEELQALNPDHMTLGYWYADPGDEVRIN; this is encoded by the coding sequence ATGGCAAAACAACCATGGGAAGAAAAAATAGTTGACGACAGTGAAGAGCAGACAGCAGACAGCAAGGAAGAAAAGAAAAAAGCAGAAGACAGTAAAACCTTGGTTATTTCGACACCTTGGCTGACAGCTTTGCTGAGCGTTTTTTTCTTGTTGATTGTCGGCATATTGTTTGTCTTTTACTACACTTCAAACAATAATACAGATGAGACTGCCCAGTCATCATCTGCTCAGGTTACAACGTCTGCAGGGAATTCAGCTGAAACGACAGTCAGTCAGGAAACATCAGCCAGCTCAAGCTCTGAAGAAACAACTGCATCTTCCAGTGATACAACAACATCGGAAAGTTCTGAAGGAAACGGTGATACCATAACGGTTTTAGCTGGTGAAGGAGCAGCAGCTATTGCTTCACGTGCAGGGATATCGGTAGAAGAGCTGCAGGCCTTGAACCCAGATCATATGACACTCGGTTACTGGTATGCGGATCCGGGTGATGAAGTTCGCATTAACTAA
- the cmk gene encoding (d)CMP kinase has product MKPITIAIDGPASSGKSTVAKIVAKNLGYTYLDTGAMYRSVTYLALQHQLREEQIPEILGLIRTNPISFSQTADGQQIVFAGDQDISSAIRQNAVTRNVSWLSAIPEIREELVAQQRRIAKDGAIVMDGRDIGTVVLPDAELKIFLQASVEERAQRRFKENQEKGIKTDFERLKRDIEERDYKDSHRAVSPLVPAADALIFDTTGVSIAEVVHFIQEKAEKIIDRN; this is encoded by the coding sequence ATGAAACCCATTACAATTGCTATTGATGGTCCGGCTTCAAGCGGAAAAAGTACAGTAGCCAAGATTGTTGCCAAAAATCTTGGCTATACTTACTTGGATACCGGAGCAATGTACCGTTCGGTGACTTATCTCGCTCTGCAGCATCAGCTCAGAGAAGAGCAGATTCCTGAAATTTTGGGGCTTATCAGGACTAATCCTATTTCTTTTTCACAAACAGCTGATGGCCAGCAGATTGTTTTTGCTGGCGATCAAGATATCAGTTCTGCTATTCGCCAGAATGCTGTCACCAGAAATGTTTCTTGGCTGTCAGCTATCCCCGAAATCAGAGAAGAGTTGGTTGCTCAGCAGCGCCGGATTGCAAAAGATGGAGCCATTGTTATGGACGGACGTGATATCGGAACGGTCGTTCTGCCTGATGCAGAGCTTAAAATTTTTCTGCAGGCATCTGTTGAGGAACGGGCGCAGCGCCGTTTTAAGGAAAATCAGGAGAAAGGGATCAAAACCGACTTCGAAAGGTTAAAGCGTGATATCGAAGAACGTGACTATAAAGACAGTCATCGTGCTGTTTCGCCCTTAGTGCCCGCAGCAGATGCGCTTATTTTTGATACGACAGGTGTTAGTATTGCAGAGGTTGTTCATTTTATTCAGGAAAAAGCTGAAAAAATTATTGACAGGAACTAA
- the infC gene encoding translation initiation factor IF-3, translating into MKIIAKKDLFINDEIRVREVRLVGLNGEQLGIKPLSEAQAAADEANVDLVLIQPQATPPVAKIMDYGKFKFEYQKKQKEQRKKQSVVTVKEVRLSPVIDKGDFETKLRNGRKFLEKGNKVKVSIRFKGRMITHKDIGAKVLAEFAERTQDIAIIEQRAKMDGRQMFMQLAPIPDKK; encoded by the coding sequence GTGAAGATTATAGCTAAGAAAGATCTATTCATTAATGACGAAATCCGTGTCCGTGAAGTTCGTCTTGTTGGTCTTAATGGCGAACAGCTGGGCATTAAGCCGCTCTCGGAAGCTCAGGCTGCTGCGGATGAGGCTAATGTAGATTTGGTCCTGATTCAGCCGCAGGCGACCCCCCCAGTTGCGAAGATTATGGACTACGGCAAGTTCAAATTTGAATATCAAAAGAAACAGAAAGAGCAGCGCAAAAAACAAAGCGTTGTCACCGTAAAAGAAGTCCGTCTGAGTCCGGTCATTGATAAAGGTGATTTTGAGACAAAACTTCGCAACGGCCGCAAATTTTTGGAAAAAGGCAATAAAGTTAAGGTTTCCATTCGCTTTAAGGGCCGAATGATTACCCATAAAGATATCGGAGCAAAAGTCTTAGCTGAATTTGCTGAAAGAACTCAGGATATTGCGATTATTGAACAGAGAGCTAAGATGGACGGCCGGCAGATGTTTATGCAGCTTGCCCCGATTCCTGATAAAAAATAA
- the rpmI gene encoding 50S ribosomal protein L35, protein MPKQKTHRASVKRFKRTGSGGLKRFRAYTSHRFHGKTKKQRRHLRKAAMVHSGDFKRIKSMVTGLK, encoded by the coding sequence ATGCCAAAACAAAAAACTCACCGCGCCTCAGTTAAACGTTTTAAACGTACAGGTTCAGGTGGCCTTAAACGCTTCCGCGCTTATACTTCTCACCGTTTTCACGGTAAAACTAAGAAACAGCGCCGCCACCTTCGCAAAGCAGCGATGGTTCATTCAGGTGATTTTAAGCGTATTAAATCGATGGTAACAGGACTTAAGTAA
- the rplT gene encoding 50S ribosomal protein L20 has translation MARVKGGVVSRKRRKRVLKLAKGYYGAKHILFRTAKEQVMNSYYYAYRDRRQKKRDFRKLWITRINAAARMNGLSYSQLMHGLKLAEIEVNRKMLADLAVNDAAAFTALAEAAKAKLETA, from the coding sequence ATGGCTCGTGTTAAAGGTGGCGTTGTTTCACGCAAACGCCGTAAACGTGTTTTAAAATTAGCAAAAGGTTATTATGGTGCAAAGCATATCTTGTTCCGGACTGCAAAAGAACAAGTGATGAATTCTTACTACTATGCTTACCGTGACCGCCGTCAAAAGAAACGTGATTTCCGTAAGCTGTGGATTACTCGTATCAATGCAGCGGCTCGTATGAATGGCCTGTCTTATTCGCAGTTAATGCATGGTTTGAAGTTGGCTGAAATCGAAGTTAACCGGAAGATGTTAGCTGATTTGGCTGTTAATGATGCTGCAGCTTTCACTGCGCTTGCTGAGGCAGCAAAGGCTAAACTGGAAACAGCCTAG
- the bsh gene encoding choloylglycine hydrolase yields the protein MCTAITLSTKDHYFGRNFDYDISYNEVVRITPRNYPFVFRKADSIDRHYAIIGITANVKEYPLYYDAMNEKGLAMAGLNFPDNADYKPFADEKDNITPFEFIPWILSQCSTVAEAKEFLARINLVNINFSPELPLSPLHWLLADKDEAIVIESVKEGLKLYDNPAGVLTNNPPFDYQLFNLNNYRALSTATPENHFSDQIELDLYSRGMGGIGLPGDLSSASRFVKAAFIRLNSVSGSSESESISQFFHILGSVEQQMGLCQVEGQKYEYTIYSSCCNLDKGLYYYKTYHNSQITAVDLNNEDLDGHQTITYPISDEQQVHIVNQV from the coding sequence ATGTGTACTGCGATAACATTGTCAACAAAAGATCATTATTTCGGCCGAAATTTTGATTATGACATTTCTTATAATGAAGTTGTCAGGATTACGCCAAGAAATTATCCCTTTGTCTTTCGAAAAGCAGACAGCATTGACCGCCATTATGCTATTATCGGTATCACAGCTAATGTAAAAGAATATCCTTTATACTACGATGCTATGAACGAAAAAGGCTTAGCCATGGCTGGACTCAACTTTCCGGACAACGCAGATTATAAACCGTTTGCAGACGAAAAAGATAATATCACTCCTTTTGAATTTATCCCTTGGATTCTCAGCCAATGTTCTACGGTGGCTGAAGCCAAAGAGTTTTTAGCCCGCATTAACCTCGTTAACATCAATTTCAGTCCTGAGCTGCCGCTTTCACCTTTGCACTGGCTGCTGGCTGACAAAGATGAGGCTATTGTCATTGAAAGTGTTAAAGAGGGATTAAAACTTTATGATAACCCTGCTGGAGTATTGACCAACAATCCTCCTTTCGACTATCAGCTGTTTAACCTTAATAATTATCGGGCATTATCTACAGCAACACCGGAGAACCACTTTTCTGACCAAATAGAGTTAGATCTTTATAGCCGGGGAATGGGCGGTATTGGGCTGCCAGGCGATTTGTCATCCGCTTCACGCTTTGTAAAAGCCGCCTTTATACGGCTTAACTCAGTGTCTGGCAGCTCAGAAAGTGAAAGTATCAGCCAGTTCTTCCACATTTTAGGATCTGTTGAACAGCAAATGGGCTTATGCCAGGTTGAGGGGCAAAAATACGAATATACGATTTATTCTTCCTGCTGTAATCTAGATAAAGGACTTTATTATTACAAAACTTATCATAACAGCCAAATCACAGCAGTCGATCTGAATAACGAAGACTTGGACGGACATCAAACCATCACCTATCCTATCAGTGATGAACAGCAGGTTCATATTGTTAACCAAGTCTAA
- a CDS encoding LTA synthase family protein: protein MKKVINKFLAMMNSRLGFVLTLLLFYWLKNLWAYNIDFSLDVGNLYQIFLTVINPLPIALLVLGLPLYITNTKAFYTVEFAVYIILNFLLLANVIYFSEFTDFITVSTMLASGSASAGLGDSALNLLKPGYIIYILDFFFLIYIFVRKKVNTDSRPFNKRAAFAVTALSGLFFSINLFMAEVDRPQLLTRGFSNTYLVRAIGLPAFTVYSANQTYQAQKERSEATAEKLAEVETYVSDHYAKPDAKYFGIAKNRNVIVIHLESFQQFLIDYKLNADGSEHEVTPFINSLYHSQSTISFSNFFHQVKAGKTSDAETMMETSLFGLNTGSYMVNYGGDNTAYAAPSILAQKDNYSSAVFHGNVGSFWNRNNTYKQWGYNYFFDSASFSEQTKSNSFQYGLNDKYMFADSITYLEQLQQPFYAKYITVSNHYPYTSLSGEADEEGFPLADTGDETINGYFATANYLDASVEAFFKYLQAAGIYDNSIIVLYGDHYGISNSRNTSLASLLGKDPETWTEYDNAMLQRVPYMIHIPGYSQGFISDTYGGEIDSLPTLLHLLGIDTSQYIQLGQDLLSPDNDQIVALRTSGYYITPEYTSYSGRTYFTQSGEEITNPDEETEAKLKEIREVASMQLSISDAIQTGDLLRFYNNEDLKPMDSSKIAYTDQLKQLESTAKDLGQKSNSIFSQNGNKTTQDLFQAPSYAELHDTSPSSSSSSSSSAP from the coding sequence GTGAAAAAAGTAATAAACAAATTTCTCGCTATGATGAACAGCCGTCTGGGTTTTGTTTTAACGTTGCTGCTGTTTTATTGGTTAAAAAACCTCTGGGCCTACAATATTGATTTTTCCTTAGATGTCGGCAATCTTTACCAAATTTTTCTGACAGTTATCAATCCGCTCCCTATCGCCCTTTTGGTTCTGGGGCTACCCTTATATATCACCAATACAAAAGCTTTCTACACTGTAGAATTTGCAGTCTATATTATCTTAAATTTCCTGCTTCTGGCAAATGTTATCTATTTTAGTGAATTCACTGATTTCATCACTGTCAGTACCATGCTGGCCAGCGGAAGCGCTTCGGCAGGCTTGGGTGATTCTGCATTGAATCTTTTGAAACCGGGCTATATCATCTATATACTGGATTTTTTCTTCTTAATTTATATTTTTGTCAGAAAAAAAGTCAACACAGACAGCCGCCCTTTCAATAAACGAGCAGCTTTTGCTGTCACAGCCCTATCCGGTCTTTTCTTCTCCATTAATCTATTCATGGCAGAGGTTGACCGGCCGCAGCTTCTAACCCGCGGCTTTTCCAATACCTATCTCGTTCGTGCTATCGGTCTTCCGGCCTTTACGGTTTACAGCGCTAATCAGACCTATCAGGCTCAGAAAGAACGTTCGGAGGCGACGGCTGAGAAATTAGCCGAAGTCGAAACCTATGTTTCAGATCATTATGCTAAACCCGATGCTAAATACTTCGGAATCGCAAAAAATCGCAATGTCATTGTGATTCATTTGGAAAGTTTTCAGCAATTCCTGATTGACTATAAGTTAAATGCTGATGGAAGCGAACATGAAGTGACGCCTTTTATTAACTCTCTTTACCATTCTCAGTCTACTATTTCGTTTTCCAACTTTTTCCATCAGGTAAAAGCGGGTAAGACTTCAGATGCAGAAACTATGATGGAAACATCATTATTCGGTCTCAATACCGGATCCTATATGGTTAATTACGGCGGTGACAACACCGCTTACGCCGCTCCGTCCATTCTGGCACAAAAAGATAACTATTCCAGTGCTGTTTTTCACGGCAATGTCGGCAGCTTTTGGAACCGAAACAACACCTATAAGCAATGGGGCTACAACTATTTCTTTGATTCCGCCTCTTTTTCTGAACAAACCAAGAGCAATTCTTTCCAATACGGCCTCAATGATAAATATATGTTTGCCGATTCCATAACATATTTAGAGCAGCTCCAGCAGCCTTTTTATGCTAAGTATATCACTGTTTCAAACCATTATCCCTACACCAGCCTGTCGGGAGAAGCGGACGAAGAAGGCTTTCCTCTGGCTGATACGGGAGATGAAACCATCAATGGATACTTTGCAACAGCAAACTATTTAGACGCATCGGTCGAAGCTTTCTTTAAATACCTGCAGGCAGCTGGAATCTATGATAATTCGATAATAGTTCTGTACGGCGATCACTACGGGATTTCTAACAGCCGCAATACCAGCTTAGCCAGCTTACTCGGCAAAGATCCGGAAACTTGGACAGAGTATGACAATGCTATGCTTCAGCGGGTACCCTATATGATTCATATTCCTGGCTACAGTCAAGGATTTATCAGCGATACTTACGGAGGTGAAATTGACTCGCTGCCAACACTGCTTCATCTGTTAGGGATTGACACCAGTCAATATATACAGCTAGGTCAAGACCTCCTCTCACCGGATAATGACCAGATTGTAGCACTCCGAACTTCCGGTTACTATATCACCCCGGAATACACCAGCTACAGCGGACGAACCTATTTCACGCAAAGCGGTGAAGAGATTACAAACCCTGATGAGGAAACAGAAGCCAAACTGAAAGAAATTCGTGAGGTAGCTTCGATGCAGCTTTCGATCAGTGATGCTATTCAAACAGGTGACCTTTTGCGCTTTTACAACAATGAGGATTTAAAACCTATGGATAGCAGTAAGATAGCCTACACAGATCAGCTCAAGCAGCTAGAAAGCACAGCTAAAGATTTGGGGCAGAAATCAAACAGTATATTCAGCCAAAATGGCAATAAAACAACTCAGGACCTCTTTCAGGCACCCAGCTATGCGGAGCTTCATGATACTTCTCCTTCAAGCTCCAGTTCTTCTTCCAGCTCAGCACCATAA